The following proteins come from a genomic window of Anaerobutyricum hallii:
- the tig gene encoding trigger factor, translated as MKKFAAIALAAVLSMTMLTGCDNSKKAAEATTEVKEETVDYSKGLNEDGTLEGVKASDYVTVCDYSSLKIAKKDIEASDSDVQSQIDSILSNYKKQVTDRKVKKGDVVNIDYTGTIDGKEFDGGSATGADLTIGSGTFIDGFEDQLIGKKPGETIQVKVTFPKDYTNADVAGKDAVFETKINYIEEEQKLTDQFVKENLADSYGVTSAKELKKKIKDEIYKSNKTDYIWNHMIEKSTFKEIPDQLINDRIDVLVDGLKAELKSSNYSLKDYLSAYGIEDEDALREQYKSSCESTVKVFLVADAIAAEKKIAVTDDDIKEYFNGEDTAKYEKLYSKPYLNRVVLNDLVLKEIEKTTTVK; from the coding sequence AGCTGTTTTATCAATGACGATGTTGACCGGATGTGATAACAGTAAGAAGGCAGCGGAAGCGACAACAGAAGTAAAAGAAGAAACGGTGGATTATTCAAAGGGACTGAATGAGGATGGAACTTTAGAAGGGGTAAAAGCATCTGACTATGTAACAGTTTGTGATTATTCTTCTTTAAAGATTGCGAAAAAAGATATAGAAGCATCTGACAGTGATGTGCAGAGCCAGATTGATTCTATTTTATCTAATTATAAGAAGCAGGTTACAGATCGTAAAGTAAAAAAGGGCGATGTAGTTAATATTGACTATACAGGAACGATCGATGGCAAAGAGTTTGATGGCGGCTCAGCTACCGGTGCAGATCTTACGATTGGTTCCGGAACATTTATTGATGGTTTTGAAGATCAGCTGATCGGTAAAAAGCCGGGAGAAACTATACAGGTAAAAGTAACGTTTCCGAAGGATTACACGAATGCAGATGTTGCCGGAAAAGATGCGGTGTTTGAAACAAAGATTAATTATATCGAAGAAGAACAGAAACTGACAGATCAGTTTGTAAAAGAGAATTTAGCAGATTCTTATGGTGTTACGTCAGCAAAAGAACTGAAAAAGAAGATTAAAGATGAGATTTACAAGTCAAACAAGACAGATTACATCTGGAATCATATGATCGAGAAGAGTACGTTTAAAGAAATTCCGGACCAGCTGATCAATGATCGTATCGATGTTCTTGTAGACGGATTAAAGGCAGAGTTAAAGTCATCGAATTATTCTTTAAAAGATTATCTTTCCGCATATGGTATTGAAGATGAAGATGCTTTGAGAGAGCAGTATAAGAGCAGCTGTGAAAGCACAGTAAAAGTATTCTTAGTTGCAGATGCAATCGCGGCAGAGAAGAAGATTGCTGTAACAGACGATGATATCAAAGAATATTTTAATGGGGAAGATACGGCAAAGTATGAGAAGTTATATTCTAAACCGTATTTAAATCGTGTCGTATTAAATGATCTTGTATTAAAAGAAATCGAAAAAACTACCACAGTGAAATAA
- a CDS encoding aldose 1-epimerase family protein: MAAYTIENEKLSVTIDAHGAELSNIYDKENDRELIWQADPAFWNRHAPVLFPNVGKYYGGHFTYNGKAYPMGQHGFARDTEFEQIAAGEDFVTYRLCADEESKKKYPFDFVLEITHRLENNRLSVEWNVKNVDDKEMYFTIGGHPAFNVNILPDTDFEDYSLVFKEGIETLSYILIDAENGTALTDKTYKLELTNSKYALKKDMFDKDALIFDNGQIEWVGLALPNGKPYIALESKNFPNFGIWSKPGAPYVCLEPWCGRCDNKGFHGEISEKPGINTLKAGEVFKKSYDIIIY; the protein is encoded by the coding sequence ATGGCAGCTTACACAATCGAAAATGAAAAGTTATCTGTAACTATTGATGCGCATGGGGCAGAACTTAGCAACATTTATGATAAGGAAAATGACAGGGAGCTTATCTGGCAGGCTGACCCCGCTTTTTGGAATCGCCATGCACCGGTGCTTTTTCCCAATGTAGGAAAGTATTATGGTGGACATTTTACTTATAATGGCAAAGCATATCCAATGGGACAGCATGGATTTGCCCGAGATACGGAATTTGAGCAGATAGCAGCAGGAGAAGATTTCGTAACGTATCGTCTATGTGCTGATGAGGAAAGTAAAAAGAAATATCCGTTTGATTTTGTGCTGGAAATTACGCATAGATTAGAGAACAATCGCTTGTCGGTAGAATGGAATGTGAAGAACGTAGATGATAAAGAAATGTATTTTACAATCGGTGGACATCCTGCATTTAACGTAAATATTCTTCCAGATACAGATTTTGAGGATTACTCGCTTGTATTTAAAGAAGGAATAGAAACTCTTTCCTATATTCTTATTGATGCAGAAAACGGTACTGCACTCACCGATAAAACATACAAACTGGAACTGACAAATAGCAAATATGCTCTGAAAAAAGATATGTTTGATAAAGATGCCTTAATATTTGATAATGGACAGATCGAATGGGTGGGATTAGCATTACCGAATGGAAAGCCTTATATTGCATTAGAAAGCAAAAACTTCCCTAACTTTGGAATATGGTCGAAACCGGGCGCACCATATGTTTGCTTAGAGCCATGGTGCGGACGATGCGATAATAAAGGATTTCATGGGGAGATTTCTGAAAAGCCGGGCATCAACACATTAAAAGCCGGGGAAGTTTTTAAAAAGTCCTATGATATCATCATATATTAA
- a CDS encoding leucine-rich repeat protein produces MAGAKKEKKHIVVFQDEEGNVLKTSFVSHEEEAIPPELPKKKGESEHHEIKFQGWDQDISCVQGNLVVKAVYKEVPKEYLVMYFHESGKLLGTESVPYGQAASQPYHPQKPKTAEHYYIFKGWNNDLSHIEKDTMAKAVFEERERSFTVAFFHEDGTVLKKEEVLYGQEAHAPQSPVKQQDAVWHYIFEGWDKTFDSVKENIEVHAVFSSVYNEYNVCIYERLSEGNNGLQDEQLEEKIKEKQYHYGDLIEYPKLKKKGYTLRWDNHPETVTQDEEIHASWEFSNPAGRVAEVEGNRYEIINPSIKNGSVRLLYYIEDTSQIQIPAQAKIGDYYYFIERVAPRAFCDCRKMRSLTLPDCIRVLEKEALAGCKRLEKITLGKSCNSRLHSIEKEVFCENEHLKTIYLKGRNLQKVYADTFARLKNEVEVYVRPESLANMNRLLQKGVRTGKVRIRAGK; encoded by the coding sequence TTGGCAGGAGCAAAGAAAGAAAAAAAGCATATTGTTGTATTTCAGGATGAAGAGGGCAATGTCTTAAAGACTTCCTTTGTTTCGCATGAAGAAGAGGCGATTCCTCCTGAACTTCCCAAAAAGAAAGGCGAATCGGAGCATCATGAAATAAAATTTCAAGGATGGGACCAGGATATTTCCTGTGTGCAGGGGAATCTTGTGGTAAAGGCGGTTTATAAAGAAGTACCGAAAGAATATCTGGTGATGTATTTCCATGAGAGTGGAAAGTTACTTGGAACAGAAAGTGTTCCATACGGTCAGGCGGCATCACAGCCATATCATCCACAAAAACCAAAGACAGCGGAACACTATTATATTTTTAAAGGCTGGAATAATGACCTTTCTCACATAGAAAAAGATACGATGGCAAAGGCTGTCTTTGAGGAGAGGGAACGCTCTTTTACAGTAGCTTTTTTTCATGAAGACGGCACAGTATTAAAAAAAGAAGAAGTTTTATATGGACAGGAAGCACATGCGCCACAAAGCCCGGTAAAACAGCAGGATGCAGTATGGCATTATATCTTTGAAGGCTGGGATAAAACCTTTGACAGTGTAAAAGAAAATATAGAAGTTCATGCGGTTTTTTCATCTGTTTACAATGAATACAACGTATGTATCTATGAACGATTATCGGAAGGTAATAACGGTTTACAGGATGAACAACTAGAAGAAAAAATAAAAGAAAAGCAATACCATTACGGAGACTTAATAGAGTATCCCAAGTTAAAGAAAAAGGGATATACGTTACGCTGGGATAACCATCCGGAAACAGTAACGCAAGATGAAGAAATTCATGCAAGCTGGGAGTTTTCAAATCCGGCAGGCAGGGTAGCCGAGGTGGAAGGAAATCGCTATGAAATTATAAACCCGTCCATAAAGAATGGCAGTGTTCGGTTATTATATTATATAGAAGATACCAGTCAGATTCAGATTCCGGCGCAGGCAAAAATCGGTGATTATTATTATTTTATAGAAAGAGTAGCACCGAGAGCTTTTTGCGATTGTAGAAAAATGCGTTCGCTTACGCTGCCGGATTGTATTCGGGTTCTGGAAAAAGAAGCACTCGCCGGATGCAAGCGACTAGAGAAGATTACTTTAGGAAAAAGCTGTAATTCCAGACTGCATAGTATAGAAAAAGAAGTTTTTTGTGAAAATGAGCATCTAAAGACTATTTATTTAAAAGGAAGAAACTTGCAAAAAGTTTATGCAGATACATTTGCCCGATTAAAAAACGAAGTAGAAGTTTATGTACGTCCGGAAAGCCTGGCGAATATGAACAGGCTGCTTCAAAAAGGAGTAAGGACAGGTAAAGTGAGGATAAGAGCTGGTAAATGA
- a CDS encoding DUF4097 family beta strand repeat-containing protein, translated as MQNSKEKNLDFIEILSKEPDNILSLDVSSVKTLQIGYQAETLLLHKADDDTLTIKEYINGLSGSEYYAKVTANRFKTTIRYGRRETVNPATCIEIFLPDSFNGELLLSSQYGNIITDADWNVERFAAETTEGSISLNTITAPRIRLVSSISLIHITRAEGFTDIHSVSGTIIADCIEGGAKLATSSSPIQATFSSLNNIVECETLNGNIQLTLPENCGMKIDGISKRGSIHSNIEGLSIKEKPGNVQNITGILGEKPFYNVRISTINGNISLN; from the coding sequence ATGCAAAACAGTAAAGAGAAAAATTTAGATTTTATAGAAATTTTGTCTAAAGAACCAGATAATATTCTTTCTTTAGACGTTTCTTCTGTAAAGACATTACAGATCGGGTATCAGGCAGAGACTCTTCTTCTACACAAAGCAGATGATGATACTCTTACAATTAAGGAATACATTAACGGTCTTTCCGGAAGTGAATATTATGCAAAAGTTACTGCGAATCGTTTTAAAACAACCATACGTTACGGTCGAAGAGAAACTGTAAATCCCGCTACCTGTATCGAAATTTTCCTCCCGGATTCTTTCAATGGCGAATTACTCCTTTCATCCCAATATGGCAATATCATTACAGATGCCGACTGGAATGTAGAACGATTTGCTGCCGAGACAACAGAAGGTTCTATTTCTTTAAATACGATCACTGCTCCACGAATCCGGCTTGTTTCTTCAATCAGTTTAATTCACATTACACGAGCAGAGGGATTTACGGATATACACTCTGTTTCTGGTACAATTATCGCTGACTGTATCGAAGGTGGTGCCAAATTAGCTACTTCATCCAGTCCGATTCAGGCTACATTCTCTTCTTTAAATAATATTGTAGAATGTGAAACATTAAATGGAAATATTCAGCTTACACTTCCTGAAAACTGCGGAATGAAGATTGATGGAATCAGCAAACGAGGCTCTATTCACTCGAACATCGAGGGACTTTCTATTAAAGAGAAACCCGGAAATGTACAAAATATTACTGGTATTTTAGGTGAAAAACCTTTTTATAATGTACGTATATCTACAATTAACGGAAATATTTCTCTAAACTAA
- the nikB gene encoding nickel ABC transporter permease, whose product MDTTDKKSSHKIKHKKIPRVHTRAKEEREKLGLNDPILVQYGRWFSKVLHGDFGTSYSNGKPVAELLSERLLPTLKLAFAALLLMLLFAIPLGMLSAVYKNSWIDYLVRGITFLGVSIPNFWVGLILLYVVALKFSLLPVISTGEGFEKIILPAATLAFAMMGKYTRQVRTAVLEELNQDYVTGARARGMTEKEVLWKQVFPNALLPLITLLGLSLGNLLGGTAVVEVIFTYPGLGNLAVQAISSYDYSLIQGYVLWVALIYMVINLLVDISYTFVDPRIRRSEKG is encoded by the coding sequence TTGGACACAACTGACAAAAAATCTTCTCACAAAATCAAGCACAAAAAGATTCCAAGAGTACATACGAGGGCAAAGGAGGAAAGAGAAAAACTAGGATTAAATGATCCGATTTTAGTACAATATGGGCGATGGTTTAGTAAAGTTCTTCATGGAGATTTCGGAACTTCTTATTCGAATGGAAAGCCAGTAGCAGAGCTTTTATCAGAAAGATTACTTCCAACATTAAAACTGGCATTTGCGGCATTGCTTCTTATGCTGCTATTTGCGATTCCGCTAGGGATGTTATCGGCAGTTTATAAGAATTCCTGGATTGATTATCTGGTCAGAGGAATTACTTTTCTTGGGGTATCGATTCCTAACTTTTGGGTTGGACTAATACTTTTATATGTAGTTGCACTGAAGTTTAGTTTACTTCCTGTTATTTCAACAGGAGAAGGATTTGAAAAGATTATTTTACCGGCAGCGACTTTAGCTTTTGCAATGATGGGAAAATATACAAGGCAGGTAAGAACAGCAGTTTTAGAAGAACTGAACCAAGATTATGTTACTGGAGCAAGAGCAAGAGGAATGACAGAAAAAGAAGTACTTTGGAAGCAAGTATTTCCAAATGCATTATTACCATTGATTACCCTGCTTGGATTATCTCTTGGTAATTTATTAGGAGGTACGGCAGTAGTAGAAGTTATTTTCACATATCCAGGTCTTGGAAATCTGGCAGTACAGGCAATTAGTTCCTATGATTATTCACTGATTCAGGGATATGTACTATGGGTAGCATTAATTTATATGGTAATTAATTTACTTGTAGATATCTCTTATACTTTTGTGGATCCAAGAATACGAAGAAGTGAGAAAGGGTGA
- the nikC gene encoding nickel transporter permease: MHKVLDFIKKNKQFSFFLLLVILLALITIFAPVIAPQDPYVSDLKNALQPPSSAHWFGTDKLGRDIFSRVIYASRSSLPATLILVVLIFAIGTLLGTLAGYFGGWIDAVIMRISDMMISFPGMVLAIAVAGIMGASVKNAVIAVAVVSWPKYARLARSLVMKIRHEDYIYAAIVTGSKTSYILRKYMLPNIIPTLIITAATDIGGMMLELAGLSFLGFGAKAPAAEWGLMLNEGRTYMQNAPWMMIYPGLAIVIVVVVFNLLGDSLRDVLDVREE; this comes from the coding sequence ATGCATAAAGTATTAGATTTTATAAAAAAGAATAAACAGTTTTCCTTTTTCTTATTGCTAGTTATATTGCTTGCTCTTATTACTATTTTTGCACCGGTAATTGCACCACAGGATCCTTATGTATCTGATTTAAAGAACGCATTACAGCCACCGAGCAGCGCTCATTGGTTTGGAACAGACAAATTAGGGCGGGATATATTTTCCAGAGTGATTTATGCTTCAAGAAGTTCACTCCCGGCAACATTAATACTCGTTGTACTGATTTTTGCAATAGGAACTTTACTTGGAACGTTAGCAGGATATTTTGGAGGATGGATCGATGCGGTTATTATGAGAATATCCGATATGATGATTTCTTTCCCAGGTATGGTTCTTGCTATTGCAGTTGCAGGTATTATGGGAGCTAGTGTAAAGAATGCGGTGATTGCGGTTGCTGTAGTAAGCTGGCCTAAATATGCAAGACTTGCCAGAAGCCTTGTCATGAAGATACGTCATGAAGATTACATATATGCAGCAATAGTAACTGGCTCAAAAACAAGCTATATTTTAAGAAAATATATGCTTCCAAATATTATTCCAACATTGATAATTACAGCCGCCACAGATATTGGTGGTATGATGCTGGAACTTGCCGGTTTATCCTTCTTAGGATTTGGAGCCAAGGCTCCGGCGGCAGAATGGGGACTTATGCTCAATGAGGGAAGAACCTATATGCAAAATGCACCATGGATGATGATTTATCCGGGACTGGCAATCGTTATCGTTGTTGTAGTATTTAATCTTTTAGGTGACAGTTTAAGAGATGTACTTGATGTAAGAGAAGAATAA
- a CDS encoding ABC transporter substrate-binding protein, with amino-acid sequence MKKMKRFLGIMTAMIMAVTMLAGCGGNGKGNSDSTEGNTLKFGCFSYSESLDPANMINAAWCNSRYGVGECLFKYKDDLSVENTICDEYSTEDNKTWVFHIRDGVKFSNGNDVTPSAIKACWDVLYANKTGSSNPSKFMDYESITADDEARTLTIVLKQAKADLRKDLAYPVFVILDVSGDYDLAENPIGTGPYALTSFDSKTKATLVKNKYYWNGEVPYDNVEIDFLSEDNKAMALQNGDVNLVENITSASDLETLKKDDNFNVSIGQGVRCGFAYVNEKGILKDDALRQALQMALDHKTMCEVTVGGLYTAGISVLPSSLAYGYDNLKNPYEFNTDKAKKLLDDAGYKDTDGDGIREMNGKNISLRYITYENRRLSDFAQAIQTQLKDLGIDVKIDSMNADKEWNLMVAGEYDLCDSNWITVGNGDPTEYLANWYGKSDANFCNYKNDKFDKLYEQLETEFDEAKRAKIIEQLQQILIDDAAVVVHGYYNSSMISDKTVTGADIHTADYYWLTTEIAPAK; translated from the coding sequence ATGAAGAAGATGAAAAGATTTTTAGGAATCATGACAGCTATGATCATGGCAGTTACCATGCTTGCCGGTTGTGGTGGAAACGGTAAAGGAAACAGTGACAGCACAGAGGGAAATACATTAAAGTTTGGATGTTTTTCTTACTCAGAATCTTTAGACCCGGCAAATATGATTAATGCAGCCTGGTGTAACAGCCGTTATGGTGTTGGAGAATGTCTCTTTAAGTATAAAGATGACTTAAGTGTAGAGAATACGATTTGTGATGAATATTCTACAGAGGATAATAAGACATGGGTATTCCACATCCGCGATGGTGTAAAGTTTTCTAACGGAAATGATGTAACTCCTTCTGCAATCAAAGCTTGCTGGGATGTTCTTTATGCTAACAAGACGGGTTCTTCTAATCCATCTAAGTTTATGGATTACGAATCAATTACAGCAGATGATGAAGCACGTACTTTAACAATTGTTTTAAAACAGGCAAAGGCTGACCTTAGAAAAGATCTTGCATATCCAGTATTCGTTATTCTTGATGTAAGTGGAGATTATGATCTTGCAGAGAATCCAATCGGTACAGGCCCTTATGCATTAACAAGTTTTGATTCTAAGACAAAAGCAACTCTTGTAAAGAATAAATATTACTGGAATGGTGAAGTGCCTTATGATAACGTTGAAATTGATTTCTTAAGTGAAGATAATAAAGCAATGGCTCTCCAGAACGGTGATGTAAATCTTGTAGAAAATATTACTTCTGCATCTGATCTTGAAACTTTGAAAAAAGATGATAACTTTAATGTATCTATCGGACAGGGTGTTCGCTGTGGATTTGCGTATGTCAATGAAAAAGGTATTTTAAAAGACGATGCATTAAGACAGGCATTACAGATGGCATTAGATCATAAGACCATGTGCGAAGTTACAGTTGGCGGTTTATATACAGCGGGAATTTCCGTACTTCCTTCCAGTCTGGCTTATGGATATGATAATTTAAAGAATCCATATGAGTTTAATACAGATAAAGCCAAGAAACTTTTAGATGATGCAGGTTATAAAGATACAGATGGCGATGGAATCCGCGAGATGAATGGAAAGAATATCTCACTTAGATATATCACATATGAGAACAGAAGACTTTCCGACTTTGCACAGGCAATCCAGACACAGCTTAAAGACCTCGGAATTGATGTAAAGATTGATTCTATGAACGCAGATAAAGAGTGGAACTTGATGGTTGCAGGAGAGTATGATCTTTGTGATTCTAACTGGATTACTGTAGGTAATGGCGACCCTACAGAATATCTTGCAAACTGGTATGGTAAATCAGATGCAAACTTCTGTAATTACAAAAATGATAAATTTGACAAGTTATATGAGCAGTTAGAAACAGAATTTGATGAAGCAAAACGTGCAAAGATTATTGAGCAGTTACAGCAGATTCTGATTGATGACGCAGCTGTTGTTGTTCATGGTTATTACAACAGTTCAATGATCAGTGATAAGACAGTTACAGGAGCAGACATTCACACAGCAGATTATTACTGGCTTACAACAGAAATTGCTCCAGCGAAATAG
- a CDS encoding ABC transporter ATP-binding protein encodes MLNVQDITVTYSQNPRPTIEGFHLQMKPGEICSIVGESGSGKTTVIRSILGVLPGGGKVTKGDILFEGESLLHYSKKQWRDLRGTQISMIFQNAGAMINPVRKIGSQYVEYIRAHRDISKKDAADMAIQMLEKMRLPNGKRIMDSYSFELSGGMCQRVGIAMAMTFEPKLLLADEPTSALDVTTQAQIVREMMELRDTFGTSIIIVTHNIGVAAYMADKMIVMKQGKVVDSGDREEILHNPKSDYTKNLLLAVPSLKGERYV; translated from the coding sequence ATGCTTAATGTTCAGGATATAACCGTAACATACAGCCAAAATCCAAGACCGACAATCGAAGGGTTTCATCTTCAGATGAAACCCGGAGAAATCTGCAGCATTGTGGGAGAAAGCGGTAGCGGAAAAACCACAGTAATCCGTTCTATTTTAGGAGTTTTGCCCGGCGGTGGAAAGGTAACCAAGGGAGACATTCTTTTTGAAGGAGAATCATTACTTCACTATTCTAAAAAGCAGTGGAGAGATTTAAGAGGGACTCAGATTTCCATGATTTTTCAGAATGCTGGGGCAATGATAAATCCTGTCCGCAAAATTGGGAGCCAGTATGTGGAGTATATCCGCGCGCATAGAGACATTTCCAAAAAAGATGCAGCAGATATGGCCATTCAGATGTTAGAAAAGATGCGTCTGCCGAATGGAAAGCGTATTATGGATAGTTATTCATTTGAACTTTCCGGAGGTATGTGTCAAAGAGTCGGTATTGCAATGGCTATGACATTTGAACCAAAACTCCTTCTTGCAGACGAACCGACAAGTGCACTTGATGTAACAACGCAGGCACAGATCGTACGTGAGATGATGGAACTTAGAGACACTTTTGGTACGAGCATTATTATCGTAACACATAATATTGGTGTTGCTGCGTATATGGCAGATAAAATGATCGTAATGAAGCAGGGAAAAGTTGTAGATTCCGGTGACAGAGAAGAGATTTTACATAATCCAAAGTCAGACTATACAAAGAATCTATTGCTGGCTGTGCCATCTTTAAAGGGGGAGCGGTATGTCTAA
- a CDS encoding ABC transporter ATP-binding protein — MSKEERPILEAKHVTKKFPLANGKELIANDDISLKFYKGQTLGIVGESGCGKSTFMRMMVQLEKPTSGKIFFKEKDITKMKGEELRANRRNVQMVFQNPATSFNPKMKVRDIICEPLMNFGLIKKKEKDAIARKYLEMVELPGDFVDRYPHNMSGGQQQRVGIARAIALEPEIIFCDESTSALDVSVQKTILELLVKLQKEKQIALGFICHYLAMISSIAHQVAVMYMGNIVEILPGEKVTEEAMHPYTKALLQSVFDIHMDFSKPIEPLEGEVNGATGEQKGCPFQNRCAYCMKKCQEEKPELKTVGEKHELACHLKNTNL, encoded by the coding sequence ATGTCTAAAGAAGAAAGACCTATTTTAGAAGCAAAACATGTGACAAAGAAGTTCCCTCTGGCAAACGGAAAAGAATTGATTGCCAATGATGATATCAGTTTGAAGTTCTATAAGGGACAGACATTAGGAATTGTAGGAGAAAGCGGTTGCGGAAAGTCCACATTTATGCGGATGATGGTACAGCTTGAGAAACCGACATCAGGAAAGATTTTTTTCAAAGAAAAAGATATTACAAAGATGAAGGGAGAAGAATTACGAGCAAACCGCAGAAACGTGCAGATGGTCTTCCAAAATCCTGCGACATCCTTTAATCCTAAAATGAAAGTGCGGGATATAATTTGTGAACCACTTATGAATTTCGGACTGATTAAGAAAAAAGAGAAAGATGCCATCGCAAGAAAGTATCTGGAAATGGTAGAATTACCAGGAGACTTTGTTGATCGCTACCCACATAATATGAGTGGCGGACAGCAGCAGCGAGTAGGCATTGCCCGGGCAATCGCTTTAGAACCGGAAATCATTTTCTGCGATGAATCAACTTCAGCCTTAGATGTTTCTGTACAAAAGACAATCCTTGAGCTTCTTGTAAAGCTGCAAAAAGAAAAACAGATCGCATTAGGATTTATCTGTCACTATCTGGCAATGATATCAAGTATAGCACACCAAGTCGCAGTAATGTATATGGGTAACATTGTAGAAATCCTTCCGGGAGAAAAGGTTACGGAAGAAGCGATGCATCCATATACAAAAGCATTGTTACAATCCGTATTTGATATTCATATGGATTTTTCAAAACCAATCGAGCCTCTTGAAGGAGAAGTGAATGGAGCGACAGGAGAACAAAAAGGCTGCCCGTTCCAGAATCGTTGTGCTTACTGCATGAAAAAATGTCAAGAAGAAAAACCAGAATTAAAAACAGTAGGCGAAAAACACGAACTCGCATGTCATCTAAAAAATACTAATTTGTAG
- a CDS encoding CDP-glycerol glycerophosphotransferase family protein has protein sequence MSVLKKFKKKFISKLRRIRKHYRYKVYFPKVYSSYCTEPVQENKVLFLEMRFTKLSNSFELIYKALEESGEYDLKCSYVQFNFIRGREFTQRVNEMLKELATAKYVFVDDASLILSSIPLRKETVAINLWHACGAFKKFGRSTAELKFGSSAATLDKYPNYGNLTHVTVSSPEVIWAYEEAMHLPKGIVKATGVSRTDQFYDKEFVESRKQKLYEIMPEAKDKKVILYAPTFRGHVATASSPDCIDFERFCRELGNEYVIVCKHHPFVKNPPIIPEELQHFARDLTKYLSIEDLLCCADICISDYSSLVFEYSLFEKPMIFYAYDYDNYCDWRGFYYDYSEFTPGPVVQTEDELLNSIKNIDTQFDKQKVIDFKEKFMGSCDGHATERIIALMKEN, from the coding sequence ATGTCAGTATTAAAAAAATTCAAAAAGAAATTCATTTCAAAGTTACGCCGAATCCGCAAACACTATCGCTACAAAGTATATTTTCCAAAAGTATATTCTTCCTACTGTACTGAACCTGTACAGGAGAATAAAGTCCTGTTTTTGGAAATGCGTTTTACAAAGCTTTCCAATTCATTTGAACTTATTTATAAAGCTTTAGAAGAATCCGGCGAATATGATTTAAAATGTTCTTATGTACAGTTTAATTTTATCCGCGGACGCGAATTTACACAGCGCGTTAATGAAATGCTCAAAGAACTTGCAACAGCAAAATATGTCTTTGTTGACGATGCTTCTTTAATTCTTTCTTCTATTCCATTAAGAAAAGAAACGGTAGCGATCAATCTCTGGCATGCCTGTGGTGCATTTAAAAAGTTTGGCCGCAGCACAGCAGAATTAAAATTCGGCTCTTCCGCTGCTACATTAGATAAATATCCAAACTATGGTAACCTTACTCATGTAACTGTCAGCAGCCCTGAAGTCATCTGGGCATATGAAGAGGCAATGCACCTTCCTAAAGGCATCGTAAAAGCAACCGGTGTCAGCCGTACTGACCAGTTCTATGATAAAGAATTCGTAGAAAGCCGCAAACAAAAACTATACGAAATCATGCCAGAAGCTAAAGATAAAAAAGTTATTCTTTATGCTCCAACCTTCCGAGGTCATGTTGCTACTGCTTCCTCCCCGGACTGTATTGATTTTGAACGTTTTTGTCGTGAATTAGGCAACGAATATGTTATTGTTTGTAAACATCATCCATTCGTCAAAAATCCACCAATCATTCCGGAAGAATTACAGCATTTTGCAAGAGACCTTACCAAGTACCTTTCTATCGAAGACTTACTTTGTTGTGCAGACATTTGTATCTCTGATTATTCTTCACTGGTATTTGAATACTCTTTATTTGAAAAACCAATGATTTTCTATGCATATGATTATGATAACTACTGTGACTGGCGTGGCTTTTACTATGACTATTCTGAATTCACACCAGGTCCAGTTGTTCAGACAGAAGATGAACTTTTAAACAGCATCAAGAATATTGATACACAGTTTGATAAGCAAAAAGTCATTGATTTCAAAGAAAAATTCATGGGAAGCTGCGATGGACACGCAACAGAACGTATTATCGCCTTAATGAAAGAAAATTAA